In a genomic window of Nodosilinea sp. E11:
- a CDS encoding RNA recognition motif domain-containing protein, with the protein MSIYVGNLAYNATEGDITEVFSEYGAVSRVTVPTDRETGRPRGFAFVEMEKEADEDAAIEALDGAEWMGRELRVNKARPKEKRAGGGGPRGNFGGGGGRDGGNREFSRW; encoded by the coding sequence ATGTCGATTTATGTAGGAAACCTCGCCTACAATGCTACGGAAGGAGACATCACCGAAGTCTTCTCCGAGTACGGAGCCGTTAGCCGAGTAACGGTACCCACCGATCGCGAAACCGGGCGTCCTCGCGGTTTTGCTTTCGTAGAGATGGAAAAAGAAGCTGACGAAGACGCGGCCATCGAAGCCCTCGATGGGGCTGAGTGGATGGGTCGTGAACTGCGGGTCAACAAAGCTCGTCCCAAAGAAAAGCGGGCTGGCGGCGGCGGTCCTCGCGGCAACTTTGGCGGCGGCGGCGGCAGAGATGGCGGCAACCGAGAATTTTCTCGCTGGTAA